From the Treponema pectinovorum genome, one window contains:
- a CDS encoding extracellular solute-binding protein has translation MKIASKIATAAFGFIAAVGLFTSCGDDGKKLYLYNWTYYTPDEVLRDFEKEFNCTVKVDSYASNEEMYAKLKAGAKGYDIVVPSQDYASIMIAQGMVQKLDSAKQTNNSKINPLLSKMAVYDPKFEYASPYYLGAAGVCVNKTKIKEGSYEKTWNIFADKQFAGHATMMDDMREVIGDALTVLGYDLNTLDDNELAQAKNLIIKNWKPNLVKFDAEGFGKSFASGDFWLCQGYAEVVFGEVSEDKWAETIDFFIPVQGGPSYLDSMCILKDSKNPELANEFINYIHRPEVYAKFLDAFHFPCFVIPDAAQFTKKVPMYDASQMNNCVLKMDIGEGLDKYNNIWQEIRFNN, from the coding sequence ATGAAAATCGCCTCTAAAATTGCAACGGCAGCATTCGGTTTTATTGCCGCAGTGGGTCTTTTCACTTCGTGTGGAGATGACGGAAAAAAACTTTATCTTTACAACTGGACATACTACACTCCAGACGAAGTTTTGCGCGATTTTGAAAAGGAATTCAACTGCACTGTAAAAGTTGACAGTTATGCTTCAAATGAAGAAATGTATGCAAAATTAAAAGCTGGCGCAAAGGGATACGATATTGTAGTTCCGTCTCAAGACTATGCTTCAATAATGATTGCTCAGGGAATGGTTCAAAAATTGGACAGTGCAAAACAGACAAACAACAGCAAAATAAATCCGCTGCTTTCAAAAATGGCTGTTTACGATCCAAAGTTTGAATACGCTTCTCCTTATTATTTGGGCGCTGCTGGCGTTTGTGTAAACAAAACAAAAATCAAAGAAGGCTCATACGAAAAGACGTGGAATATCTTTGCAGACAAGCAGTTTGCAGGGCATGCAACAATGATGGATGATATGAGAGAAGTTATAGGCGATGCATTAACCGTTCTTGGATACGATCTAAACACTCTAGACGACAACGAACTTGCACAAGCAAAAAATTTGATAATTAAAAACTGGAAACCAAACCTTGTAAAATTTGATGCAGAAGGTTTTGGAAAATCTTTTGCCTCTGGAGATTTTTGGCTGTGCCAGGGCTATGCGGAAGTCGTATTTGGTGAAGTTAGCGAAGATAAATGGGCAGAAACAATCGACTTTTTTATTCCAGTTCAAGGCGGACCGTCATACCTCGACAGCATGTGCATATTAAAAGATTCAAAAAATCCTGAACTTGCAAACGAATTTATAAACTACATTCACCGTCCAGAAGTATACGCAAAATTTTTGGATGCTTTTCATTTTCCGTGTTTTGTGATTCCAGACGCTGCACAGTTTACAAAAAAAGTTCCAATGTATGACGCAAGCCAAATGAACAACTGCGTGTTAAAAATGGACATTGGCGAAGGATTGGACAAGTATAACAACATCTGGCAAGAAATCCGCTTTAACAACTAG